One window of the Chryseobacterium camelliae genome contains the following:
- a CDS encoding efflux RND transporter periplasmic adaptor subunit produces MKTKNYIAAFGFPFLLALSGCSQKDNQEKKETAAYCISPELKSNLKLATVAMQPIEESITLTGEVESNSDRTVPFVSLVDGVVTQTFFSLGDHVSKGQVLASVKSVSLNEMQDDTQTLEAQLAVAKRKLASVEAMFKDDIASRKDLEEARSEVQILRSNISKTQKNMKLYSAGKSDFLIKSPADGYVIEKNISNGMPVSAGGDKLFTISNLDKVWVMANVYATNMRHIYVNQPAVIKTLAYPDESFTGKIDAVSQVFNENERVLKAKIVMDNNNMKLRPGMSADIVLPINSQNVSALAVPTKALIFDNNQSYVLVYKQDCDLEVRHVTEIVSNNTVTYVEGSLKEGERVVATNGLIIYENLKNKTVNPTK; encoded by the coding sequence ATGAAAACAAAAAATTATATTGCCGCTTTCGGCTTTCCCTTCCTGCTGGCGCTTTCGGGCTGCTCACAGAAAGATAACCAGGAAAAGAAAGAAACAGCAGCCTACTGCATCAGCCCGGAGCTTAAATCCAATCTAAAACTTGCTACCGTTGCCATGCAGCCTATCGAAGAGAGCATCACGCTTACCGGTGAGGTAGAAAGCAATTCAGACAGGACCGTCCCGTTTGTCAGCCTGGTAGACGGTGTGGTAACCCAGACGTTCTTCTCACTGGGCGACCATGTCTCCAAAGGCCAGGTGCTGGCCAGCGTGAAAAGTGTTTCCCTGAATGAAATGCAGGATGATACCCAGACCCTGGAAGCCCAGCTTGCCGTGGCCAAAAGAAAGCTGGCCTCGGTGGAAGCGATGTTCAAAGATGATATCGCATCCCGGAAAGACCTGGAAGAAGCACGGTCTGAAGTGCAGATCCTGAGATCCAACATTTCCAAGACCCAAAAGAACATGAAGCTGTATTCGGCCGGGAAAAGCGATTTCCTCATCAAGTCGCCCGCAGACGGATATGTCATCGAAAAAAACATTTCCAACGGAATGCCGGTTTCGGCGGGCGGCGACAAACTTTTCACCATATCCAACCTGGATAAGGTCTGGGTGATGGCGAATGTCTATGCCACGAATATGCGCCATATTTATGTCAACCAGCCCGCAGTCATCAAAACACTGGCGTATCCCGACGAAAGCTTTACCGGGAAAATCGATGCAGTATCACAGGTTTTCAATGAAAACGAAAGGGTCTTAAAGGCTAAAATCGTGATGGATAACAACAACATGAAGCTCCGCCCGGGGATGTCCGCGGACATTGTACTGCCCATCAATTCACAGAATGTAAGCGCCCTCGCCGTCCCGACCAAGGCGCTGATTTTCGACAACAATCAAAGCTATGTGCTGGTCTACAAACAGGACTGTGACCTGGAAGTGCGGCACGTTACCGAAATCGTTTCAAACAATACTGTCACATATGTAGAAGGCTCACTGAAAGAGGGTGAACGCGTCGTAGCGACCAACGGCCTCATCATCTATGAAAACCTGAAAAACAAAACCGTTAATCCTACCAAATAA
- a CDS encoding efflux RND transporter permease subunit, with amino-acid sequence MRKFVQNIVSFSLKNSLIVLLGTFLLLAGGIYSYIHTPIEAFPDVTNTRVRVITQWPGRSAEEIEKFVTLPISKEMNTIPSKASVRSISLFGLSVVTVTFDDHVDDFYAQQYASNRLGNVDLPNGADFSIEPPSGATGEIYRYIIKSKLPIKEVTSIQDWVIERELLAVPGVADIVSFGGEEKIYEIRINPTELQNYDLSPLDVYEAVSRSNVNVGGDVVSKGDQAYVVRGIGLLESKADIENIQIEVKGSTPILVKHIAEVKVSAKPRLGQVGYNKEDDVVQGIVIMLRGENPSDVIARLKDRIAELNGGELPGDVKIVPIIDRTELVNTTVHTVTKNLIEGIILVSIIVFIFLYNWRTTFIVASVIPLAFLFAIIMLKIQGLPANLISMGALDFGLLLEGTLVIVEHVFVALEHKAKKVGLERFNRMSKLGIIKKSAGSVASYIFFALLILIVALMPIFSFQKVEGKMFSPLAFTLGYALLGSLILSLTYVPAMCKLLLTKNIEEKENVISRFFRVNVYRLYTFADRHKKAFMIGFGVLLVICGLKFSNYGSEFLPNLNEGAIYVRATLPNSVNLDESVRLTKEMKKTLENYDEVKFVMTQTGRPNDGTDPTGFFNIEFNIQLKPEGDWNNKGSKEDLLEKMRVSLEKYPGINFGFSQPIQDNVEEYVAGVKAPLVIKIFGNDLFELEDYANQVANSIKTVPGISDVNVFKNIGLPELRIQLHDSKMAKYGISTADAQAVIEMTIGGQAATKFYEEERMFDVTLRFEKQYRDNPEKIGNILIPTKDSKKVPLKEIATIDYHTGPSFIYREGSSRYIGVGFNIEGRDLGSTIEDAKAKVARDVHIPKKHKMTWAGEFESKERAAKQLMMVVPVSLILILMLLYFNFGNMKDTLISSVTLAFAFIGGFLSLWFTGTIFGISAGIGFIILFGVATIDGIVLIGVMKENLQNKMPLKKAIAEGVKSRIRPVVMIALMGSMGLFPAAISNGMGSEIQKPLAIMIVGGLIICMVLSFTILPLVFYFAYRKKYAS; translated from the coding sequence ATGCGAAAATTCGTTCAGAATATTGTGTCCTTCTCACTGAAAAATTCCCTGATTGTCCTCCTGGGAACTTTTCTGCTGCTGGCCGGGGGCATCTATTCTTACATCCATACGCCCATCGAGGCCTTTCCGGATGTTACCAATACCCGGGTGCGGGTCATTACCCAGTGGCCGGGAAGAAGTGCCGAGGAAATAGAAAAATTTGTCACCCTGCCCATCTCCAAAGAGATGAACACCATCCCGAGCAAAGCTTCGGTGCGTTCCATTTCGTTATTCGGGCTGTCTGTGGTTACGGTGACGTTTGATGACCATGTTGATGATTTTTATGCCCAGCAATACGCGTCTAACCGGCTTGGCAATGTAGACCTGCCCAATGGTGCCGATTTCAGCATCGAGCCTCCGTCCGGGGCGACCGGGGAAATTTACCGGTACATCATCAAAAGCAAGCTGCCGATCAAGGAAGTGACTTCCATCCAGGACTGGGTGATTGAAAGGGAGCTGCTGGCGGTTCCCGGCGTGGCGGACATCGTGAGCTTTGGTGGGGAGGAAAAGATCTATGAGATCAGGATCAATCCCACAGAGCTCCAGAATTACGATCTCTCCCCTCTTGATGTGTACGAAGCGGTATCAAGGAGCAACGTGAATGTCGGGGGCGATGTGGTTTCCAAGGGCGACCAGGCCTATGTGGTCCGTGGGATCGGTCTTCTGGAAAGCAAAGCAGACATTGAAAATATACAGATTGAAGTCAAAGGTTCCACGCCGATCCTGGTAAAGCATATTGCGGAAGTAAAAGTTTCGGCCAAGCCGAGATTAGGCCAGGTGGGCTACAACAAGGAGGATGATGTGGTTCAGGGGATCGTGATCATGCTCCGTGGCGAAAACCCGAGTGATGTGATCGCCAGGCTGAAAGACCGGATTGCAGAACTTAACGGAGGAGAGCTTCCCGGAGACGTCAAGATCGTTCCGATCATTGACCGTACGGAACTGGTGAACACGACCGTGCATACCGTAACCAAAAACCTGATCGAGGGAATCATCCTGGTGTCCATCATCGTTTTCATCTTCCTGTACAACTGGAGGACGACCTTTATTGTGGCGTCGGTGATTCCGCTGGCTTTTCTTTTCGCCATCATCATGCTGAAAATACAGGGACTGCCGGCCAACCTCATCTCCATGGGCGCGTTGGATTTTGGGCTTCTGCTTGAAGGAACCTTAGTCATCGTAGAGCACGTCTTCGTCGCGTTGGAACATAAAGCCAAGAAGGTCGGCCTCGAACGGTTCAACCGGATGTCGAAGCTGGGGATCATCAAAAAAAGCGCGGGAAGCGTCGCCAGCTACATCTTCTTTGCCCTGCTGATCCTGATCGTTGCGCTAATGCCTATTTTCTCTTTCCAGAAAGTGGAAGGAAAAATGTTTTCGCCGCTCGCATTTACCTTAGGGTATGCCCTGCTGGGATCACTGATCCTGAGCCTGACGTATGTTCCGGCGATGTGCAAGCTTTTGCTGACCAAAAATATTGAAGAGAAAGAAAACGTGATTTCCCGTTTTTTCAGGGTGAATGTTTACCGGCTGTATACCTTTGCAGACCGTCACAAGAAAGCATTCATGATCGGATTCGGTGTTTTGCTGGTGATCTGCGGCCTTAAGTTTTCCAACTACGGCTCGGAATTCCTGCCTAACCTGAACGAAGGCGCGATCTATGTGCGGGCTACCCTTCCGAACAGCGTCAACCTCGACGAATCCGTGAGGCTGACCAAGGAAATGAAAAAGACCCTGGAAAATTATGATGAGGTGAAATTCGTCATGACCCAGACCGGCCGTCCTAATGACGGAACCGACCCTACCGGATTTTTCAATATCGAATTCAACATCCAGCTCAAACCGGAAGGTGACTGGAACAACAAAGGTTCCAAAGAAGACCTGCTGGAAAAAATGCGGGTTTCACTGGAGAAATACCCCGGAATCAATTTCGGTTTCAGTCAGCCCATCCAGGATAATGTGGAGGAATATGTCGCCGGTGTAAAAGCACCCCTGGTGATCAAGATTTTCGGGAACGACCTTTTCGAGCTGGAAGATTATGCCAATCAAGTGGCCAATTCCATTAAAACGGTGCCGGGAATTTCGGACGTGAATGTTTTCAAAAACATCGGGCTGCCGGAACTGAGGATCCAGCTGCACGACTCCAAGATGGCCAAATACGGGATTTCCACCGCAGACGCCCAGGCGGTGATTGAAATGACCATCGGCGGCCAGGCGGCCACCAAATTTTATGAGGAAGAACGAATGTTTGATGTTACGCTCCGTTTCGAAAAACAATACCGGGACAATCCGGAAAAAATAGGCAACATCCTGATTCCGACGAAAGACAGTAAAAAAGTCCCGCTGAAGGAAATCGCCACCATCGATTACCATACAGGCCCGTCCTTCATCTACCGTGAAGGCAGCAGCCGGTACATTGGTGTCGGGTTCAATATTGAAGGCCGCGACCTGGGAAGTACGATTGAAGATGCGAAGGCCAAAGTCGCCAGGGACGTCCATATCCCCAAAAAGCACAAGATGACCTGGGCCGGTGAATTCGAGAGTAAGGAAAGAGCCGCGAAACAGTTGATGATGGTGGTACCCGTATCGCTGATCCTGATCCTGATGCTGCTTTATTTCAACTTCGGGAATATGAAAGACACGCTGATCTCGTCGGTCACCCTGGCCTTTGCGTTCATCGGCGGGTTTTTATCCCTCTGGTTTACCGGGACTATTTTCGGGATTTCCGCCGGTATCGGCTTTATCATCCTCTTCGGGGTGGCTACTATTGACGGTATCGTGCTGATCGGTGTCATGAAAGAAAACCTTCAGAACAAAATGCCTCTGAAAAAAGCGATTGCGGAAGGCGTCAAAAGCAGGATCCGACCAGTGGTGATGATTGCCCTGATGGGTTCAATGGGACTTTTCCCCGCAGCGATCTCCAACGGAATGGGATCTGAGATCCAGAAACCTCTGGCTATTATGATTGTCGGCGGACTGATCATCTGTATGGTCCTTTCGTTTACAATCCTACCGCTGGTGTTTTATTTTGCCTACCGGAAGAAGTATGCCAGCTGA
- a CDS encoding TauD/TfdA family dioxygenase, with product MNFTEILKETPKTQVTVLPEVIEITSQERKMIRDAAKNLQKKYGDYENREFIKQIHQLSSYFLPERILNTAADFSSDFSETQYGALIFKGLMDVDQESIGSTPPNWQSADYSKFNLYGFACALIHGALPSKPVQYYSQRKGGGLIHAIIPDEKMRETQTGSGSSTDLYVHTEDAFLKHQADFLSFMYIRNEEQVPSTLYSIRSHESIGKRHKALFDKMYKIPKDANLEISEDEENALDSVLYGNHQLPFMRFDAAEQLFNPGIRQTEEAHHYLTEFWEEARHLIYSGFTPQAGDVILVNNHLCAHGRSAFKAGVRNINGVENTCERRIMLRMMSKVSLIDMRAHTLTEDPFFVIEEHLGKNFELL from the coding sequence ATGAATTTTACAGAAATTTTAAAAGAGACCCCAAAAACTCAGGTAACAGTGCTTCCGGAAGTGATTGAAATTACTTCGCAGGAACGGAAAATGATCAGAGACGCGGCGAAGAATCTCCAGAAAAAATACGGAGACTATGAAAACCGTGAATTCATAAAGCAGATTCATCAGCTTTCCTCTTATTTTTTACCCGAAAGGATTTTAAATACAGCCGCTGATTTTTCCAGTGATTTTTCTGAAACCCAATACGGAGCTTTAATCTTCAAAGGGCTGATGGATGTCGACCAGGAAAGTATCGGTTCCACACCGCCTAACTGGCAGTCAGCAGATTACTCGAAATTTAATCTGTACGGTTTTGCCTGTGCCTTAATTCACGGGGCACTGCCCTCGAAACCTGTGCAGTATTATTCGCAACGGAAAGGAGGAGGGCTGATTCATGCCATCATTCCCGACGAGAAAATGAGGGAAACACAAACGGGATCAGGGTCTTCAACAGATCTGTATGTGCACACAGAAGACGCATTCCTGAAGCATCAGGCTGATTTTTTAAGCTTCATGTATATCAGAAATGAAGAGCAGGTTCCCTCAACCCTGTATTCTATCCGTTCACATGAATCGATCGGAAAAAGACATAAGGCTCTTTTTGACAAGATGTACAAAATCCCTAAAGATGCCAATCTGGAAATCAGTGAAGATGAAGAAAATGCCCTGGACTCGGTTTTATACGGTAATCATCAGCTTCCGTTCATGAGATTTGATGCGGCGGAACAGTTGTTCAATCCGGGGATCAGACAGACTGAAGAAGCCCATCATTACCTGACTGAATTCTGGGAAGAGGCACGGCATCTGATTTATTCGGGATTTACTCCGCAGGCGGGAGATGTGATATTGGTTAACAATCATTTATGTGCTCACGGAAGATCTGCTTTCAAGGCAGGGGTCAGGAATATCAACGGAGTGGAAAATACCTGTGAAAGAAGGATTATGCTTCGTATGATGAGCAAGGTAAGCCTTATTGATATGAGGGCACATACCCTTACGGAAGATCCTTTTTTTGTGATAGAAGAACATTTAGGGAAAAACTTTGAACTGCTGTAG
- a CDS encoding pyridoxal phosphate-dependent decarboxylase family protein — translation MNNNITSPGALTDAVLSQDLGNFENIFHPGNYHHYRNAINATADLVQEFLYRNTQPFSGIEAKEMKGKVQEIDLNQKLSSYHELLSEVDDIYVKHATAFHLPQYVAHLNCPVVIPALAGEILVSAINSSQDTYDQSAGGTFMERKLIDWTADQIGYDLNDSDGVFTAGGSQSNLMGLVMMRDCFSQKRYHHNIKADGLPPEADRFRIFVSDKSHFSNLKNASIIGLGEKSIVKVPTDERFRMDISLLKKYMKREEQMGNIPIGIVATAGTTDFGNVDPLDDIADIAEQYQIWMHVDAAYGCALLLSEKYRYLLNGIERADSVTVDYHKSFFQPISSSAFIVKNKRELLILKHHADYLNPKEMDEEEIPAQINKSITQSTRRFDALKLWFTLRMMGKEQLAEYTDTVIDLTKDTALIISEDPDFELLSDSDLSVLVFRYTRPDIADTDALNQFIKMKLFYSGEIMLASTKVNGNFYLKFTLLNPITTTEDIRQILNKIKLHGKDFSPEK, via the coding sequence ATGAATAACAATATAACATCCCCGGGAGCGCTCACCGACGCTGTTTTATCTCAGGATTTGGGGAATTTTGAAAATATCTTTCATCCCGGTAATTACCATCATTACAGAAATGCTATCAATGCAACGGCCGATCTTGTCCAGGAGTTCCTGTACAGAAATACCCAACCGTTCAGCGGCATAGAAGCCAAAGAAATGAAAGGAAAAGTGCAGGAAATTGATCTCAATCAAAAACTTTCCAGCTACCACGAGCTTCTTTCCGAGGTAGATGATATTTATGTAAAGCATGCCACGGCTTTCCACCTGCCCCAATATGTGGCACATCTTAACTGCCCTGTTGTGATTCCGGCTCTGGCGGGAGAAATCCTGGTCAGCGCCATCAATTCTTCTCAGGACACTTACGATCAGAGTGCGGGAGGCACTTTCATGGAAAGAAAGCTTATTGACTGGACAGCTGACCAGATTGGCTATGACCTGAATGACAGTGACGGAGTTTTCACTGCAGGAGGTTCACAGAGCAACTTAATGGGCCTCGTCATGATGCGTGACTGTTTTTCACAGAAAAGGTACCACCACAACATTAAAGCGGACGGCTTACCGCCGGAAGCGGACCGGTTCAGAATATTTGTTTCTGATAAATCCCATTTCAGCAATCTGAAAAATGCTTCCATCATAGGATTGGGTGAGAAATCCATTGTAAAAGTACCGACCGATGAGAGGTTCCGCATGGATATTTCTTTACTGAAGAAATACATGAAAAGAGAAGAACAGATGGGCAATATCCCTATCGGCATTGTCGCCACGGCAGGCACAACAGATTTCGGTAATGTTGATCCCTTAGACGATATTGCCGATATCGCAGAACAATACCAGATATGGATGCATGTAGATGCGGCATATGGCTGTGCACTATTATTAAGCGAAAAATACCGTTATCTCCTGAACGGCATTGAAAGAGCCGACTCCGTAACGGTTGATTACCATAAATCTTTTTTCCAGCCGATCAGCAGCAGTGCTTTTATCGTAAAAAACAAAAGAGAGCTGCTAATTCTTAAGCATCACGCAGATTATCTTAATCCAAAAGAAATGGATGAAGAAGAGATCCCTGCTCAGATCAACAAATCCATTACCCAGAGTACCCGCCGGTTTGATGCTCTAAAACTATGGTTCACCTTAAGAATGATGGGCAAAGAGCAATTGGCAGAATATACCGATACCGTTATTGATCTCACTAAAGATACCGCCTTAATCATTTCTGAAGATCCTGATTTTGAACTCCTTTCCGATTCGGACCTGAGCGTGCTCGTTTTCCGGTATACCAGACCGGACATTGCGGATACTGATGCACTGAACCAGTTCATCAAGATGAAGCTGTTTTACAGCGGAGAAATCATGTTAGCCAGCACCAAAGTTAATGGAAACTTCTATCTGAAGTTCACTTTGTTAAATCCAATCACAACGACAGAAGACATTCGTCAAATCCTCAATAAAATCAAACTCCATGGAAAAGACTTTAGTCCAGAAAAATAA
- a CDS encoding GNAT family N-acetyltransferase: MEKTLVQKNNTRRRAQEITLRILLNGMLRELGNGKFYQGVPKYDPLTARALEQSSYSLHMRFEMKKGGVFLFAPISYRSASAFHDYDFPVWVVDHKNNKAFEVHPEELPGMIYREFCDTFDVEGAERFTERIRSSVRNLQLTSAAISERQKPIGYSFLESEQMLPAGHNLHPFTKSRMGFSEEEQEQYAPEFENGFQLDYFLIHKECISEQSLPGTSAKEIFATLASVPEKYDFDHIADYYIVPCHPWEAQYLMSTEEYPEMIGSGKVIHIGQLGEEFYATSSIRTLYSPTFNWMLKFSLHVLMTGSVRTNSLKDLRRGYASSVWWNDRKEAFEKKFPNFKLLSEPSTLSVYFNEHNIDSFNILIRENPFSAQDKVLLLARLCQNELTGQDQFAAYFFRNLAETLEITPEEAVITWFTRYVQLLLSPFNTLFKEFGMAPEVHQQNILIQLNDDYLPKTIYIRDGQGYLLRESFKANYKKSVEKCPEIEELFIRDSRLLDIISHHLLVSNFAALISSLGKTGLIREQGLIHILYAEFARLHESDPSDFTDYALHQRYWAVKSNLRSAILDVDGGINASSISYAKVPNLLHRHFFSEQLIHPEGTDIFFKRYFAKEDVTMSVRPIDLDQDLEMLHEWFNREHAIKIWQMNWPIDELETYYRLMLPGDEAHSYIIAGNDEPSCNIEVYWACQDMVGDYYEVLPTDYGTHQFIAPTDPKKKYVSPSTQSMVDYVFAQPEVGKMVGEGSVDSLASMMNKAHVGFKVDKVIEMPHKKANLNFCYREWYWEKFPHNKNIAITTNTTKNES; this comes from the coding sequence ATGGAAAAGACTTTAGTCCAGAAAAATAATACCAGAAGAAGAGCCCAGGAAATCACCCTCAGGATATTGCTCAACGGAATGCTGAGAGAGCTGGGAAACGGAAAGTTTTACCAGGGCGTTCCGAAATATGATCCTTTAACAGCCCGGGCTCTTGAACAAAGCAGCTATTCCCTTCATATGAGATTTGAGATGAAGAAAGGCGGCGTATTCCTGTTCGCTCCCATTTCATACCGGTCTGCTAGTGCTTTTCATGACTATGATTTCCCGGTATGGGTGGTTGACCATAAGAATAATAAAGCTTTTGAAGTCCATCCGGAAGAACTGCCTGGAATGATTTACAGAGAGTTTTGCGATACTTTTGATGTAGAGGGAGCAGAACGTTTTACCGAAAGGATCAGAAGCAGTGTAAGAAATCTTCAGCTCACCTCAGCAGCGATTTCGGAAAGGCAGAAACCAATCGGCTATTCATTTCTTGAATCGGAACAGATGCTTCCTGCCGGTCATAACCTTCATCCTTTCACCAAATCAAGAATGGGATTCTCCGAAGAAGAACAAGAGCAGTATGCTCCTGAGTTTGAGAACGGTTTCCAGCTGGATTATTTCCTGATCCACAAAGAGTGCATTTCCGAACAATCTCTTCCCGGAACCTCTGCCAAAGAGATTTTCGCCACACTGGCTTCTGTCCCGGAAAAATATGACTTCGACCATATCGCTGATTACTATATCGTTCCCTGCCATCCCTGGGAAGCACAATACCTGATGTCAACGGAAGAATATCCGGAAATGATAGGATCAGGAAAAGTAATCCACATCGGTCAACTGGGAGAGGAATTTTATGCGACCTCATCGATCCGGACGCTGTACAGCCCTACGTTCAACTGGATGCTGAAATTCTCCCTGCATGTTTTGATGACAGGATCCGTAAGGACCAATAGCCTGAAAGACCTCAGAAGAGGATATGCTTCTTCCGTCTGGTGGAATGACAGGAAGGAGGCCTTTGAAAAGAAGTTCCCGAACTTTAAACTGCTCTCCGAGCCTTCTACCCTGAGCGTTTATTTTAACGAACACAATATTGACAGCTTTAACATCTTAATCCGTGAAAACCCTTTTTCAGCTCAGGATAAAGTACTTTTACTGGCAAGATTATGTCAGAATGAATTGACCGGCCAGGATCAGTTTGCTGCTTATTTCTTCAGAAATCTTGCTGAAACGTTAGAGATAACACCGGAAGAGGCTGTTATTACCTGGTTTACACGGTATGTTCAGCTGCTCCTTTCTCCTTTCAATACTCTGTTTAAAGAATTCGGGATGGCTCCGGAAGTCCATCAGCAGAATATTCTTATCCAGCTGAATGATGATTACCTTCCCAAGACCATTTACATACGGGACGGACAAGGGTATCTTCTACGGGAGAGCTTTAAAGCAAATTATAAAAAATCAGTAGAAAAATGTCCTGAAATCGAAGAGCTTTTCATCCGGGACAGCCGCCTTCTGGATATCATTTCCCATCATTTGCTGGTCAGTAATTTTGCAGCATTAATATCTTCATTAGGCAAGACAGGACTGATCAGGGAACAGGGACTGATCCATATCCTGTATGCTGAATTTGCCCGTCTTCATGAGTCTGATCCTTCTGATTTTACGGATTATGCCTTACACCAGCGCTATTGGGCTGTAAAATCGAATCTCCGGTCCGCTATTCTTGATGTTGACGGAGGGATTAACGCCTCTTCCATTTCTTACGCCAAAGTTCCCAATCTTCTTCACAGGCATTTCTTTTCGGAGCAACTGATCCACCCTGAAGGGACAGACATTTTCTTTAAACGGTATTTCGCCAAGGAAGACGTCACAATGAGCGTGAGGCCCATTGATCTGGACCAGGACCTGGAAATGCTTCATGAATGGTTCAACAGGGAACATGCCATAAAAATCTGGCAGATGAACTGGCCCATTGATGAGCTTGAAACCTATTACCGGTTAATGCTGCCCGGTGATGAAGCCCACAGCTATATTATAGCCGGTAATGATGAACCCAGCTGTAATATTGAAGTGTACTGGGCATGCCAGGATATGGTCGGGGATTATTACGAAGTGCTGCCGACGGACTACGGAACCCATCAATTCATAGCACCTACCGATCCGAAGAAAAAATACGTATCGCCCTCTACACAATCTATGGTAGATTATGTATTTGCACAGCCGGAAGTAGGAAAAATGGTCGGTGAAGGATCTGTAGATTCACTTGCTTCCATGATGAATAAAGCACATGTAGGCTTCAAAGTGGATAAAGTCATTGAAATGCCCCACAAAAAAGCCAACCTTAATTTCTGTTACCGGGAATGGTACTGGGAAAAATTTCCACACAATAAAAATATAGCAATCACTACAAACACCACCAAAAATGAATCATGA
- a CDS encoding lysine N(6)-hydroxylase/L-ornithine N(5)-oxygenase family protein, which yields MNHEPIYNVIGIGIGPFNLGLAALCDPIPELKTLFLDQKDGFNWHPGLMIDHVTLQTPFLCDCVSMADPTNRLSLLNYLKVTGRLYKFFIRENFFIPRKEYNRYCQWVIEQLPQCRFSTQVLDIRFEDGLYLVTAIHTKTKEKTVFRTERLVLGTGTQPHIPSFIPKDDPRILHTGSYLYRKEELLSKGRKIAVIGSGQSSAEVFYDLLQNRSIDTELGWYSRPDRFFPMEYSKLTLELTSPDYVEYFYNRNTEAKRAILRKQQSQFKGINYDLINDIYDFIYDLNIDNADPNLKIIPNSQLNRVDNSSDHLITLGFTQLEQEIPYEQQADYLILGTGYRYQEPAFLENIQSRIKRDANGLFDVNRNYSIDHHGREIYVLHAEVHTHSYISTDLGMAAYRNSFIINDILGREYYPMEKKIAFQDFDVEKYAQIPTTQI from the coding sequence ATGAATCATGAACCCATTTATAATGTTATTGGCATCGGAATAGGGCCATTTAATCTGGGGTTAGCCGCCCTATGCGATCCCATCCCGGAATTAAAGACGCTCTTTCTTGATCAGAAAGACGGTTTTAACTGGCATCCCGGGCTGATGATCGACCATGTTACTTTACAGACCCCATTTTTATGTGACTGTGTTTCCATGGCAGATCCTACTAACCGCTTAAGTTTACTGAATTATTTGAAAGTGACGGGAAGGCTGTACAAATTTTTTATCCGCGAAAATTTCTTTATTCCGAGAAAAGAGTACAACCGTTACTGTCAATGGGTTATTGAACAGCTTCCTCAATGCCGGTTTTCAACCCAGGTTTTGGATATCCGGTTTGAAGACGGCCTTTATCTGGTCACAGCAATTCATACCAAAACGAAAGAAAAAACAGTGTTCAGGACAGAACGCCTGGTTTTAGGAACCGGAACACAGCCTCATATTCCTTCGTTCATTCCTAAGGATGATCCGCGCATCCTGCATACCGGCAGCTACCTTTACCGTAAAGAAGAGCTTCTTTCAAAAGGCCGTAAAATAGCGGTGATCGGTTCAGGGCAAAGTTCAGCAGAAGTTTTTTATGACCTTCTCCAGAACAGATCCATAGATACGGAACTCGGATGGTATTCAAGGCCGGACAGATTCTTCCCGATGGAATATTCCAAACTGACGCTGGAACTTACTTCTCCAGATTATGTTGAATATTTTTATAACAGAAATACTGAAGCAAAAAGGGCTATTTTAAGGAAGCAGCAAAGCCAGTTCAAAGGGATCAATTATGATCTCATTAATGATATTTATGATTTTATATATGATCTCAATATCGATAATGCTGACCCGAACCTTAAGATTATCCCGAACAGCCAGCTCAACCGGGTTGATAACAGCAGTGACCACCTTATCACTCTTGGATTCACCCAATTAGAGCAGGAAATCCCTTATGAACAACAAGCAGATTATCTAATTCTTGGAACCGGATATCGTTATCAGGAGCCTGCATTTTTAGAGAATATTCAATCCAGAATTAAAAGGGATGCCAATGGTCTGTTTGATGTCAACAGAAATTATTCCATAGATCATCATGGTAGGGAAATCTACGTTCTCCATGCTGAAGTCCATACTCACAGTTACATTTCAACCGACCTTGGAATGGCTGCTTACCGCAATTCCTTTATCATTAATGATATCCTGGGAAGGGAATATTACCCTATGGAGAAAAAAATTGCTTTCCAGGATTTTGATGTAGAAAAATATGCTCAGATACCCACCACCCAAATCTAA